From Xiphophorus hellerii strain 12219 chromosome 6, Xiphophorus_hellerii-4.1, whole genome shotgun sequence, the proteins below share one genomic window:
- the rgs5b gene encoding regulator of G-protein signaling 5b, whose protein sequence is MMSHAGRLYKNPLSPHRRQSSWKAHFADNKEVGSRPQSLGRNFGSYSRTSRTHLTMCRGLESLPITCLERAKELKALFGSLLQRSEHSLTGQAKKSDKQRLHDEVNGPLKWKESFDNLLSSQDGLCLFRAFLVSEFSEENIAFYLACEDYRTSKPPKLAAKARKIYKEFVCSDAPREVNLDHATKEVTRENMARPSQSCFNQAQDKIYTLMEKDCYPRFLRSSAYLDLTRETKTG, encoded by the exons ATGATGTCACACGCCGGCCGCCTCTATAAAAACCCGCTTTCCCCGCACAGACGGCAGAGCAGCTGGAAAGCTCATTTTGCTGACAACAAGGAGGTCGGCTCACGCCCGCAGTCGCTCGGGAGAAACTTTGGGAGCTACTCAAGAACGAGCAGGACGCATCTCACCATGTGCAGAGGACTTGAATCGCTGCCCATCACCTGCCTGGAGAG GGCGAAGGAGCTGAAGGCGTTGTTTGGAAGTTTGCTGCAGAGGTCAGAGCACAGCCTCACAGGGCAGGCCAAGAAAAGTGACAAGCAGAG ATTACATGATGAAGTCAACGGGCCTCTAAAATGGAAGGAGTCATTTGACAATCTGCTGTCCAGTCAAG ACGGACTGTGTTTGTTCAGAGCGTTCCTGGTGTCAGAGTTCAGCGAGGAGAACATCGCCTTTTACTTGGCCTGTGAGGACTACCGGACGAGCAAACCGCCCAAGCTGGCCGCCAAGGCCAGGAAGATCTACAAGGAGTTTGTCTGCTCCGACGCGCCACGAGAG GTAAACCTCGACCACGCCACCAAAGAAGTCACCAGGGAAAACATGGCGCGGCCCAGTCAGTCGTGTTTCAATCAGGCTCAGGACAAAATCTACACGCTGATGGAGAAAGACTGCTACCCTCGTTTCCTCAGGTCCTCGGCGTACCTGGACCTGACCAGAGAGACCAAGACGGGCTaa